Within Myceligenerans xiligouense, the genomic segment TCGTCGGCCGGCGTCGCGCCGACCTGGCTGGCCGCAACGGTCCGTGGATCCTCGGTGACAACCCCGCCGTCGGAACCGGAGCCCTACGCCGCGACTGGCCGATGGCCTACGACGACCTGGTCCTGCTCGCCACCGACGGCTTCGCCCGCGCCGTCACGGATTACGAGATCGCCACTTCTTGGGCAGACCTGGCTGGCATGATCCTCACCCACGGCATCCAGCACCTCATCGAGCGGATCCGTGACGTCGAAGCGCGCGCCGAGCCCACCACGTTCTTCAAGAAGTCCGACGACGCCTGCGCGGCTCTCTACCGCTGCGCCTGACCGAATAGGCCCCGACCGTGCTCAACACCCGCTCCGACGCCGAGCCCTACCTGATCGAACGCAATCCCGGCTACTTCGAGTACCAGCTCCCCATCTCGGTCAAAGCCGTCATCGCTTGGGGCAACCGACTGCCGCTGCTGAAGAACGAGCGTGACGAGTGGGAACTCCCCGGCGGCAAGCTCGAACTCGGCGAAACTCCCGCTCGGACACTCGCCCGCGAGATCCGCGAAGAACTCGGCTGGGACACGTCCGTCACCGATCCGTACCATGCGTGGGTCTACCGGATCCGGCCCGACCGGCACGTCTTCGTCCTGACCTATCTCGCCCGCTACGACGGCGACACTCCACCCGCCTACTCCCACGAACACAAAGAGCTCGTCCTCGTCCATCCCGCCGACGTCGACGCACTCACCATGCCCCAGGACTACAAGACGGCCATCCACCAGGCCGTCGATCGCGGGCACTTCGCCTGAACCGTGCATCTGTTGTCCAGCACGGCACCGGCCCACCGGTGCGGCTTCATCGCGATGGTCGGCGCGGCAATGGCGCCTCACGCCGATCCACCCCGCGCGCACCGAACGGGTGGGTCAGGACTCCTTCTGACCCACCCGTCGCGCTCCGCGGCTGTCGGACTCGTCCTTGCCTGCCCCAGGACCCGTCACTCCGCGGGACGGCGCCTGCCCGGCACGGTCAGCCCACGTCTCCGCGCCACCCACCGGTCTCGACGCCGCGCGACTCGATGTACTCCTTGAAGCGCTCGAGGTCACCCTGGACGCGGCGCTCGTCGGCGTTCACGACGTCGGCGACCTTCTCGATCGCGCTGTCGGGCTGCCACTCGAGCTGCACGGTGACCCTGGACTGGGCGTCGTTGAGCCGGTGGAAGGTGACCGCACCGGCCTGAGCGGGTCCGGACAGGCTCTTCCAGGCCACACGCTCGTCCGGGTGCTGCTCGGTGATCTCGGCGTCGAACTCGCGCTCCACGCCGGCCACGCGCGTCTTCCAGTGCGTGTGGGTCTGGTCGAGCTGACGGATCTCCTGGACCCCCTCCATGAACCGGGGGAACTCCTCGAACTGCGTCCACTGGTTGTACGCCGTTCGCACCGGGACATCGACGTCGACGGACTTCGTGATGCTGGCCACGATCCGCTCCTTTCTCTCGGGTCCTTCCACCGTGGACCCGTGCCGGGCCACTCGCTCGTCGAAGGTTCACGGGCGCCACCGGCGACGCGGATCGCGCCCGAGACCTCGTACGACGCGACGTCAGCCCAGTTCCTCCGCCAGCGCGACGATGACGCCCGCCGGACCCCGCAGGTAGCAGAGGCGGTAGACGTCCTCGTACTGCTCCAGCTCTCCGACGAGCTCCGCGCCGTGAGCCCGCATCCGGGCGACGGTGGCGTCGATGTCGTCGACGGCGAACATGACGCTGCGCAGGCCCAGCGTGTTGGGCGGCGGGTTGTCGGCGCCGGCGCCGACCGCCGCCGGGGAACGGAACCTGGTCAGTTCGAGCCGGCCGTGGCCGTCCGGCGTCCGCATCATCGCGATGTCGACGCGGACGCCGTCCAGCCCGTTGACCCGGTCCACCCAGGGCCCTTCG encodes:
- a CDS encoding NUDIX hydrolase — encoded protein: MLNTRSDAEPYLIERNPGYFEYQLPISVKAVIAWGNRLPLLKNERDEWELPGGKLELGETPARTLAREIREELGWDTSVTDPYHAWVYRIRPDRHVFVLTYLARYDGDTPPAYSHEHKELVLVHPADVDALTMPQDYKTAIHQAVDRGHFA
- a CDS encoding VOC family protein, with translation MTIQQMHHVSVVVDDLGEAVAFFAELGMELEGEAPVEGPWVDRVNGLDGVRVDIAMMRTPDGHGRLELTRFRSPAAVGAGADNPPPNTLGLRSVMFAVDDIDATVARMRAHGAELVGELEQYEDVYRLCYLRGPAGVIVALAEELG
- a CDS encoding SRPBCC family protein, whose amino-acid sequence is MASITKSVDVDVPVRTAYNQWTQFEEFPRFMEGVQEIRQLDQTHTHWKTRVAGVEREFDAEITEQHPDERVAWKSLSGPAQAGAVTFHRLNDAQSRVTVQLEWQPDSAIEKVADVVNADERRVQGDLERFKEYIESRGVETGGWRGDVG